The genomic segment AATTTTAAAATTTCATGAACGAGTAATTTCGACTCTAAGATTTGAGCCAAGAAAAAAGCAAGAACAAATCTTAGCAGTCAATTCTTACGAGTGAATGAAAGTTTTAAAATTTGCAAAGCAATCTAGTTAAATTTAAATGTTTGTTTCTTTTGTTAAGGGGGAAGAGGCTTGAATTACGAAGTCGCTCCCTTCCCCCTTAACAATCCCCTAACCCCGACGACGTTAGAAGTGGCATGTCTCAGTACTAACGCACTGCATGCGTTATATTAAATTTCCAGCAAATTATAAAATTTATTATCAAGCATATCACGGCTATAAATTTAGTGCTAAACGAAGTGCGGCTCTAAATTTAGTAGTCTGCTAAAGCTAGTGAGTAAGATTTTAAAATTTACAAAATTGTTTTGTTATATTAGGTAGGCATCAGGCAAAATTTTAAAATTTCATGAACGAGTAATTTCGACTCTAAGATTTGAGCCAAGCAAAAAGCAAAGACAAATCTTAGCAGTCAATTCTTACGAGCAAGCAAAATTTTAAAATTTGCAAGAGAGTATAAATTTACTCAGTTGCAAGCTCCAAATAATAATCAAGCTGATCGCGTCTGATGATACGTATAAGGTTCGTGCTACCCTCAACGCCCGTAGGGTGACCAGCAGTGACAAGATAGGTCTTGTCGTGTTCGACATATCCCTCTTCATACGCCTTTTTCATGACATTTGCTAAAAGTGAGCTAAGCTTTGTTTTTTCTAGTACAAGCGCTGGCGTAACACCCCAAGCAAGGGTAAGCATATGCGCTGTTTGCTCATCGTGAGCAACTGCGATGATGTCGATATTTGTGCGGTTTCTAGCCAATTTTATGGCCGATTTTCCTGAGCCAGTGATTGAGATTAATGCATCTGCTTTTATGCGAACAGCAAGAGATGCGGCACTACTTGCCACCATATCAGTCTCGTCAAAAAAGTCAAACTCATCAAATTTATTATATGGATAGATGCTTTGAGTTTGGATGATCGTTTTACTCATCGCCTCCACGACCGCGACTGGGTTTTTGCCTATCGCACTCTCCTCGCTTAACATAACAGCATCAGTGCCGTCTAATACAGCATTTGCCACGTCGCTGATCTCCGCTCTTGTGGCAGTTTCATGCTCTGCCATGCTTAGCATCATCTGGGTTGCTGTGATGACTGGCTTGCTTGCTGCATTTGCTTTTTTGATGATGAGCTTTTGGATAGTTGGAACCTTGTAAAATGGCACTTCTATGCCAAGATCGCCACGAGCTACCATGATACCATCACTCTTTGCGATGATGTCGTCTATATTTTCAACTGCGTCAAATTTCTCGATCTTGGATAAAACAGCAGCTCTTGAGCCAAATTCTTTTAAGATATTTTTTGCCTTTATTACATCATTTGCATCTTGTACGAAGCTAATAGCGACAAAATTTACGCCATGCTTTGCGCCAAATTTCATATCTTCTTTATCTTTTGGTGTGATGATCTCGATGCCAAGAGCTGTATTTGGGAAATTTACGCCTTTATTTGAGTTTAAAATTCCATCATTTTCAATGATAGTTTTTACTATTTCTTTACCTTCGCTAACGACCTTTGCTCTTATAGAGCCATCATAGAGATAGACATGCTCGCCAACCTTTAGCATAGGCAAAATTTGAGGCTGGTTTAGGCTTACTTTATAAATTCCTTTTTCCACTTTTTCACCAACGATATCCTCTGCGTAAATGCTTAGTTCATCACCAGCCTTTAGATAAAATGGCTCACTAAGCTTGCCAACTCTGATCTTTGGGCCGCAGATATCTTGTAAAATGCCTATTTTTTTATTTAACTTTTTTTCGATATTTCTTATCTTGTCAATGTTTGATTTATGGTATTCGTGTGTCCCATGGCTAAAATTTAAACGAAAGACATTAACACCTGCTTTTACCATCGCTTCCATTGTCTCTTCATTATCACTTGCTGGCCCCAAAGTAGCTACGATTTTCGTCTTTTTTATCATTTTATGCCCCATAAATTTGATTTTTGCGATTATAACACATTTTAATAATGTAATTTTTTGTATAATAGTCAAAATTTCAAAGGAGAAGATATGAATAAATTTTTATTAGCGTCTCTTGGTTTAGCAGCTGTTGCTTGCGTTGCTATGGGAGATGATAAAGTTTATAAGCTAAAGCTTGCTAGCTCATGGGAGAGCACTATGCCAGTGCTTGGTGATGTACCAAAAGAGCTAAAGGATAAAGTTGAAAAGATGAGCAATGGCAGACTTGAGCTAAGGATTGATTATCCATCAAAACATAAATCACCTTTTGCAATGCTTGATTTTGCTAAAAGCGGTCAATACGACATTACCTACACAAGTAGCTATTATTATAAAGGCAAAGATGCTAAAACTATATTTTTTACAGCAACTCCATTTATGATGAATACTGACGAGCAAACAGCTTGGTATGAATTTGGCGGCGGTAAGGAGCTTGAGGCAAAAGTTTACGATCCATACAACATCAAAATTTTTAGAGCTGGAAATACCGGCATGCAAATGGGTGGCTGGTTTAAAAAAGAGATCAAATCACTAGATGATATCAAAGGCTTAAAGATAAGAATTCCAGGCTTTGGTGGTGAAATTTACGCTAAGCTTGGCGCTAACATCAATACTATCCCAACTGGTGAGCTTTACATGGCTCTTGAGATGGGAACGATCGACTCAGTCGAATGGGTAAGCCCAGCTTATGATATGGCGCTTGGCTTTCACAAAGTGGCAAAATACTACTACACAGGCTGGCAAGAGCCAAACGGTGAAACTCAATTTTTCTTTAATAAAAAATCATACGAAAAACTTCCAGATGACCTAAAAGCGATCTTTGAAGCAGCTGCAGCAGAAGTAGCAAGAGATGCAAATACAAAAGTATTTTATTCAAACGTCGAGTACTGGGATAAAATGAAGAGCGAGTACCCAGACATCCAAGTAAAGTCTTTCCCACCAGAAGTAATCGCGGCTCTTAAAAAAGCCACAAATGAACTGCTAGATGAAGAGAGCGCTAAAGATCCATTATTTAAAGAGATCGTTGAGTCTCAAAGAGCTTTCCTTAAAAAAGCAAGAGAATGGACTAAAATTTCAGACTACGCTTATATCAAAACAAACGAATAGTAAAATTTAGCAGGGATTTTCCCTGCTTTTTATATTTATTCTAATTACTTTCAATAAAAATTTTAATCAAAATGTTTTTATGCAAGCCATAAATTTTTACAAAAATAAATACTGGTGGCTATTATAGATAGAAAATTTCTCTCATTGAGCGCTCGATCTTTGACTCATCAAGTGTATTGTTAAAAAATAAATTTAGTGCTAAAACCGCTTGATATAAAAGCATATCGGCCCCATCTTTTACACTAAGGCTGTTTTGCTTGGCCATTTCTAAAAATGGTGTCTGTTTGCCATAAATCACATCAAATGCGAATTTAGCATCCTTAAAAATGCTTTTTAAAATTTCTTTAGGTGCCGGTAAAAAATCATCCTTTAAACCAGCAGAGGTCGAGTTAATGACTAGATCAAATTTTTGCTCTTCGTAGTTATCCCAACTAAAGCATTTGTACTCATCTTTAAATTTCTCAAGCCTATCTTTGCTTCTATTTAGTATGCAAACATCAACGCCTTGTTCTTTTAATGCATAAGTTATGGCATTTGCAGTACCGCCAGCTCCAAGAACAATAGCTTTTTTTACATCTTTAAAATTTTTTATTGCTTTTAAAAATCCAGGTGCATCTGTATTGTGAGCATAAATTTTGTCATTTTTAAGCACAAGCGTATTTGCAGAGCCTATTTTGCGTGCTATATCCGAAGCTTCATCGGCTAAATTTAAAGCCCACTCTTTATGTGGAAGTGTTACATTTGCACCGTTTAATTTTAAGGATTTAAATTTATTGATTAATTCGCTGCCATCTTTTAGCAAGACTCTTGTATAAAGTGCTTTTAAGCCCAGGTCTGCAATGGCTTTATTGTGCAGCCTCGGAGATACCGAGTGAGCTATTGGATCTCCAAAGACTGCGAATGTTTTCATTTTGCTCTAAAGATAAAAGCGTCTTTATTGATATCTTTTCTAATATCGCCTACTGCTTTTTGAAGCGTTTTTTCATCAAATGGACCAACTAAAATTTTAGTCAGTTCACCAACTTTTATAGTTTTGTAGCTATATCCCTTAGCAACGATCTTTTTCATATATTCAGCATTTGGATTAAATTTACTAGTCACAAATACTTGAACATAAGAGCCTTTTGCAGCAGGTTCACTTTTAGCTACTTCAGCTTTTTTATCCGTTTTTTCTATTTTGGTTTCAGCCTTTTTTTCAATCTTTTTATCTACTTTATTTTCAGTTTTGGCTGGTTTTGCCTCGCTCTTTTTATCAGTAGTTGCTACTTTTTCGACTTTTTTAACTGGAGTATCCACCTTTGTCTCAGATTTTTTTGCTGGTATTTCTGCAGGCTTTTCGATAGGCTTAACTATCTCTTTTGGCTCTTCAGTTTTAGAAATAGGCTTATTGTTTTCTTTATCTTTTAGCTTTTTGATCATATCTTCAAATTCATCTTGTTGCTTATTTTCAGGCACGATCGGTACTTGCTCAAAGAGCTGTGTATCGCCTTTTTTATTGTCTGAATTTGTATCAGCTATCGGAGCTTGTCTATCTACTGGCTGCTCGGCTGGCACTGGAGGAAGCACTAGTCTTGAATCAGCTTCATTTTGCGCTTGTGAAGGATCGCTTGAATTTACTAGCTTCATAGCAACTACAATAATCAAAAAAAGTATAATAAGAGCTGCTATAAATATCAGAAGTTTTTTTAGTTTCAATCCTCTTGCGTCATCGTCTCTTTCTAAAAGAATATCTTTTAACTCATCGTTTTCCACTTTTTATCCTTAATTACATATATTTTGACCAACTAGCCCCACGCTCTTTTTGATAGAGCTTATAAGGCAGAGTTAGTATGTTAAACTCTTTTGGCATATCGATATTTGGAAACATTCTCCACTCTTTAGGCAACTTCTGTGAAAGCTTTGCATTGAGAACATTTGCTAGCTGACAAGCCTCATTTAGTGTGGTATGACCTTTATGTATATAAAGATGTAGA from the Campylobacter concisus genome contains:
- the pyk gene encoding pyruvate kinase, giving the protein MIKKTKIVATLGPASDNEETMEAMVKAGVNVFRLNFSHGTHEYHKSNIDKIRNIEKKLNKKIGILQDICGPKIRVGKLSEPFYLKAGDELSIYAEDIVGEKVEKGIYKVSLNQPQILPMLKVGEHVYLYDGSIRAKVVSEGKEIVKTIIENDGILNSNKGVNFPNTALGIEIITPKDKEDMKFGAKHGVNFVAISFVQDANDVIKAKNILKEFGSRAAVLSKIEKFDAVENIDDIIAKSDGIMVARGDLGIEVPFYKVPTIQKLIIKKANAASKPVITATQMMLSMAEHETATRAEISDVANAVLDGTDAVMLSEESAIGKNPVAVVEAMSKTIIQTQSIYPYNKFDEFDFFDETDMVASSAASLAVRIKADALISITGSGKSAIKLARNRTNIDIIAVAHDEQTAHMLTLAWGVTPALVLEKTKLSSLLANVMKKAYEEGYVEHDKTYLVTAGHPTGVEGSTNLIRIIRRDQLDYYLELATE
- a CDS encoding TRAP transporter substrate-binding protein, whose amino-acid sequence is MNKFLLASLGLAAVACVAMGDDKVYKLKLASSWESTMPVLGDVPKELKDKVEKMSNGRLELRIDYPSKHKSPFAMLDFAKSGQYDITYTSSYYYKGKDAKTIFFTATPFMMNTDEQTAWYEFGGGKELEAKVYDPYNIKIFRAGNTGMQMGGWFKKEIKSLDDIKGLKIRIPGFGGEIYAKLGANINTIPTGELYMALEMGTIDSVEWVSPAYDMALGFHKVAKYYYTGWQEPNGETQFFFNKKSYEKLPDDLKAIFEAAAAEVARDANTKVFYSNVEYWDKMKSEYPDIQVKSFPPEVIAALKKATNELLDEESAKDPLFKEIVESQRAFLKKAREWTKISDYAYIKTNE
- a CDS encoding shikimate dehydrogenase — translated: MKTFAVFGDPIAHSVSPRLHNKAIADLGLKALYTRVLLKDGSELINKFKSLKLNGANVTLPHKEWALNLADEASDIARKIGSANTLVLKNDKIYAHNTDAPGFLKAIKNFKDVKKAIVLGAGGTANAITYALKEQGVDVCILNRSKDRLEKFKDEYKCFSWDNYEEQKFDLVINSTSAGLKDDFLPAPKEILKSIFKDAKFAFDVIYGKQTPFLEMAKQNSLSVKDGADMLLYQAVLALNLFFNNTLDESKIERSMREIFYL
- a CDS encoding SPOR domain-containing protein; translated protein: MENDELKDILLERDDDARGLKLKKLLIFIAALIILFLIIVVAMKLVNSSDPSQAQNEADSRLVLPPVPAEQPVDRQAPIADTNSDNKKGDTQLFEQVPIVPENKQQDEFEDMIKKLKDKENNKPISKTEEPKEIVKPIEKPAEIPAKKSETKVDTPVKKVEKVATTDKKSEAKPAKTENKVDKKIEKKAETKIEKTDKKAEVAKSEPAAKGSYVQVFVTSKFNPNAEYMKKIVAKGYSYKTIKVGELTKILVGPFDEKTLQKAVGDIRKDINKDAFIFRAK